The Phaseolus vulgaris cultivar G19833 chromosome 10, P. vulgaris v2.0, whole genome shotgun sequence DNA window TACCCTAAATGAGtgttacaaaaattaaaaggtAATCTTTCATAATATGGTCTgtcatttttttaagaaaatagaaaaaatgttataaaaaaatgaatgactCTCATCATATAAATCATCCAAACAAAACcataatgttattatttatatttgtaaaagTGTATGAACCGAtcaaaatgattttataattaaatatttaattagaatTTAGAAGTGTCTGATCACTGATTTTATCAGACAAGTGTTAGTGTCAGtgtgaaaaacatatttgaactGTGACACTTCAACTAGAAGGGGTGTACTTAATCTATAAGTGATAGGTCCTTGACCACATAAAAAGTTTCAATTTATCAACTAAGAAAATGCTTGCATGGTCATCTAATTATGCGTACAAAAATGATGTTTTTTCACTTTATCTACCTAGATTGCTTCTCTTTCAACAAACAACTCAGGTTTCCCCTGCAAAGGAAGAAAGGCATACCAGTTTTGATAGGTTCCAATCAATCCACGTTCATATACAACACCAAGGGTGTTGATTTCAGCCTCAACAGGTACAATGTTCATAACCCACAAAGGATAATCAACCAGTGCAGCTGCAAAGCCTCCCAAGTAAGCATTCATATCAAGAACATTTCTATATCTCCCACGTTCTGCTAGCTGATGGTCCAATTTTTTGTAGTATGCCACTCTCTTTTCCCATAACTGGGTGTTTTCTGTGAACATCTTAGCTGTTATTCCTTCCAAACTTTCACTCCTAATCCTTGGGGGAATTGAAGTTAGTCTATCAGGCCAATTAGACAGTCCTCCACCACTAATTTCTTTGATGTCCTTTACCTCAGGAAGTGGGATCAAACATGTATCAAGCTTAGTGTACCTGCAATGAAAAAGGCTTGGTGAAGCAAGCAACCTAAAGGAAAGTGTGCActgaaaaaaatagtataattacTATGCATTATCTTAATAAAACATTTACATTGGCCACTGATCAGAAACTatgtaaaaaaaacttttaggacattattataaaaatcaataaactTATTATACATAATAGTTTATAATTAGAGAACAAACTGTACACTAGATAGACTATTTTCTCTCAGAAAAGAACATTACATCGGAGGGGCAAAAGAAGAATATTATCATCTTCTGAACTGCTCAATAAGATGATGGAACTTTCAGAAATGTAGTAAGGAACAACGAAGAATATGCAATACAAGCTTAAGGAGCTAGGTGGCACCACATAGTGTATCAAACATAGGTTTACTAACTAAAGCTGACATCTGCCAGAGCACATTGTGCTTCCAAGTCTCTTTATCATCCAACTAGTTTTGGTATCATTGCTAAGTTCTCTTTggcatcaaaaacagttttctttttttcttttgacaAGATACACAACAAAAGGTGCTCAAAAGCCAAAACCTATAGCACAAGAAAAGCAGCCAACACATGTACCAAAAAGGGAGCCAAAACACCGAGatgtttgatttatcattttgtgttttaacttttaagattcatctcttttgaagagtaaagtaaCTAATATTAGTAGttgatagaaaaaattaatagtCAATAatgtgtatatatgtatatatatacacacacatcaTAAATCATGCATGTATTAGAATATTAccagataatttttttatcaacaaattaaattaactcCCTTTGATGAGACATATCTGTACTTCTAATTACAAGCAGAAAACaactttctattatttttataacttcATTTTCTACCTTCATTGTTTCTtggataaatcttttaaaatagaaaaacaagatTGCATTTTGTAACTAAAATAAAAGTAGAAACTGTTTTCTTCCAACCAAACTATGATAATTATCAATTTACCAGTCCAATATGTTAATCTAGTTAGTTCAACTGATGAGCCTTGATGAGATGAATATGAAATCTGAAAAATGTGATATTACCATGCTGTGTCTGGATCCTGTGCCTCATTACAGAAGGGTCTACCAGTCTTGAAGATCTTTCGCTTGAGTTTGCAATGTGCATGATTGGTTGGCTTCTGCCATATTGCAAGGTCGTCCTTCTGCACCAACTTTTTCCAGCATAGACTCTTTGCCACATCCTCAATTTCATCCTGTTCATCTTTGAGACTCTCACGAGTTCTTTCCCACCCTCTCCAGTGTTTCTCATAGTTTATTGGTGGCCCTGATAGAATCCAATACCCCCCTGGACGTAACACTCTATCTACTTCAGTCAAGTATTCTCCATCTGCCAAGACCACAAACAATGCACTGTCACCTTCACACACACAAAATCATTGGCAGTCTAAGAAAAACTCTACAAAATATAGATATGAactgattttaatttatagaaaaagtTTAATCAATTCAACTTTCTATTCTTTTACACTCACTGAAAAGTTTATCAAAGTATGAGCTTAGAGTATTCAGGGACTAAAGGGTGTACCATACTTGCCCCAAGGAATGAGGCACCGTGAACAATGAGCCATGTCAAAGGCCCTTGAAGGGTATGGAAGCCTGATTGAAGCAAGAATTCCAATCAATGCAGGAACACCTCGTTCAAGAGCAAATTGAACCTGTGATATATGAGTATCTCTTGGTGCAAATGACACTGTTAAAATGTCACGTGATAGAAGATAAGCTCCAAAGCTTGCAACctgaattttaatttaaatatcacaAACAAAAATTCTATATATGAGTTTTAAAGATATTAAtacaaaaatcaataatttcatCATATAAAATAAGTATGAGCAcatgataataaaattattattttcattatttgttgGAAGGTGTGTGGTATGGAGGGGTGAACTGGTGAAGTCTTGGGCAAGTAACTGATAGATTAGGAAAAGGAATGCATGATTGAGATGGTTAGGTTGCAATGTGTCAATTTCCTATTGTGCTTTTCACTCACTTATTCTTCAACAAACAACTTCAAGACACAAACAGAAAAGCAGGTTATGATTGCCATAAAGTGAACCAAAAGCAAGTTTGGACTGTTTGGTAATTTAATATTGCAAGATCTAGTTATACCATTAAGCCAAAAAAGGCACATGCTTTCAAATGAATACAACAAGAGAGAAAATTTTATAACTCAATGATTATGCTTTACTTCGATTTGAAGGGAAAAATTGAAGATTTTTTGCAAAACCATTCTTGATTATTCTCTTTTTCcctttgagaaaaagaaaagtgagaaaaggtaaaattttatacaattaaATACGCATATATTTGTACCCATTTATAATGATAGAGATCTCAAACAGCTTGAcattttaacttatttattttctcataccaaatagaaaatgaaaaaaaaagggtAACTAGGGACAAATAAGATCTCATCAAAACTCAATTTTTTACTACTATACTCCTTAGGAAATTTCGTCcaacatttaaaaaatgacgaccacaagaataaaatattccaaaaatacccatTGTTATCTCAACTATTCCATATACGAGTGAAAATAAGTCAACTCACTTAGGAACTTTCGTCAAAGgcattgtatttatttattaaaaatataatgaaattatGAGCTTATTTAAAACCTTAATTCAGATAATGATATATACAAGGGTTGGGACACTattcattgttgataaaaaaaaataagcttatttaaaaaaataattaaaaaatatatataataaataaataggctAGTATGTCCTAACTCACCATGTTtccatatataaaaatatatatataaaaaattgaaatgataATTTTGCAAAAAGAATATACAAGTAAACATCCCAActacatatttaatatcaagATGAACCTGCATTCTCATTtcagttttttaaaatgaaaaatcaaattattcCAAAAATTCATCATAAAAAAGGAAGGGGAAATACCATCCGTGCACAATAAGAAAAAACTAAGAATAAAAGTAAACCCGGTTCATCATAAACCCGGTGTACTCAACCTTCCTCAATGAATCATCATAAACCTAAAATTTTCTACCCTCCAAAATTCTATAAAAAATTGTAccaattttcaagattttaagTGAGAATTTCTTGAAAGAGTAtcaatgaaatgaaattattctaGTCAATATTTCTTGAcattttaaatacatatttcgtattatttaaaaataaagagtgATTTTTATACAATTGTTTGCTAAGATTTAAATACTAGTCTTGCATTGAAAGTGTTAGAAATTTTGTTAATTATGCATCGAGCATAGCCGAATGACAAATACTGGGGTTAATGCATGATATTAAGGAATGGCTTCGGCttagtaaaaaaaatcagtGGTAAGAAAAAAGCGTTTGAGACGGAACCGGGTCGGAAAGAGGCGAACCAGGATTCCGGTTCAAGAAATAACATCCACGTACCCCACAACCGGTGTCGATAGCGGTTCGGATAGACCCATCTCGGAGATTAATAAGCTTTCCGAGTTCATCAATGTAGCGATCTGCGCCACGCGGAAACATGGTTCCACCACCGGGGAACCTGAACCGGTCCCCCTCGAACCGGACCCAGTTCTGGCCCTTCTTCTCCACGGTCAACTCCTTGTGCGGCGCGTTCGCAAACCACGCGGCGTCGCGGCTCGCCGGCCACCGCAGCGGCTGTTTGTATCCGTACGGCGCCGGAATCCGGCATCGGAGGACATCCTCCGCCGCCGGACAGTGCCGCTCACGGTAGGCGAGTCGGGCTCTCGGGAACTGGAGTGACCGGTTCTGGTCCTCGCAGGGGGTGTACTCGGAAAAGGACCACCCGCAGGGCGGAAGGTGAGGCCCACGCGCCGCCGTGGGAGGCGGGTCCGGGATGTTGTGGCTAGCGGCGAATTCGAGGTGGGTCAATGATGGGACggtggaggtggtggtggtggagttGCTGTTGAAGCAGATGGAGGAGGAGGTGGCGGCGGTAGTGGCGGCGGTGGGGTAATTGTGCCATAGACCAAGGAAGTAAAAGAGGgtgaagaggaaggtggcgaAGGTGAGGAGGTAGATGTTGGTGAATAAAGCATTTGGTTTTTTTGAAGTGCAATTTAAGAATTGGGTTAAGAAGTTATTAGTGTTTGCCATGGTTTCTGAGTTTCTTCTTGAGTTGAAGTGCTTCAAGAGAGAGAGAAGTGATGAGGTGATGAAGAAGAAGTTAAGTTGAGATGATGAACTACTATTGGTTGTTGATCATTGGTTAGAGAATGAGAGTAGGTTGAATTTTTTGCAACACTTTCTGCTTGAATTTTTATGGTGGAGTTGATGCCAAatctcttttcttttcctcaatttggtcttttcattttgctatataaataattaaatatcaagttgattttgttaaaatatcttttaagattggaaaatgatgtatagatAACACTGTGGTAGTAGTGGTTTAGAAAAAGAGAGGGGATATCAACTCTATTTGGTTTTTCAatgaaaatatatgtatttttttacaaatatgtAAAGTTGAGTTTTAatgctttttaaaatatttttctttatgattTTCCACTACACTATTTTATTTGTGAAAGCTTTTTATATTTACtgctttttaatatttcatacgTGATTTAAATCATTATTTCTCTTTAAACTGTATTATTTAAATTACTTAGTGACcgaaaataatacatttcaaaaattttaaaaaggactaaaaatatatcaaagaatatatatataaagagatgaaaaaaataactttttaatatagAATGAGGTTGAATTGAGTCTCCcaactttagaatataaataattgataactaaaattttggtagctaatttgcactacaagaaaatcatccaatgaaaattaattttagagataaaaaaatagttagttgttatattgactaaattagagaccattttaaaaactaaattttttttgggtttctaaattagtttctattattactaaatagtttctaaattgatatctaattatcgatcaaagtttttgttaccaaatttagaatctaaataattagtagttaaaatcttggtagttaattaaataccaatttagaaactatttaactataatataaactaatttagaaacaaacaaaaaaattagtctctaaaatgacctctaatttagttaatatagtaactaattattttttttgtctaaaattagtttctatttgatgattttcttgtagtgtagataccaatttagaaactatttatcaataatataaattaatttagataccaatagttctttttaatctataaaatagtatctaattaagttaatatagaaattaataattttttgtccctaaaattgatttctatttctaGTTAATGATTTTATAGTAATGTTACAACGAGTGTTCGCACCTTTCCAGGTTAACACCTTCTTAACCTCCATTGAGATTAAGAACACTCTCAAAGAGAGCATAAACAAAGCTCATAAGGGTAACTTTTTTTCTAGATTTGCCTTACTTTCGTTCTTCACTTCCAATCCCTTTATATAACCTTTTTTGAATTTGTCCTTTGATACTTGAATTGATATTGCACTATCTTcatattttcatcttttttatGTTAGACACAGAAAACAAAAAAGCTTGGATTTGTAATCTCTCAATTTATTTCTGCTtcaaatttgtttaaaaaactaatttaaaaatatttgcaaTATAGGTTAgcaaaaacaaatcaaaacataatcaaaaaatattttccttctAAATAGTACATGATACTGAAAACAAAGTACTTgagatttaaaaaatttcaaattatttatatttagaaattttgtagagatattcacaatattttaaaagatatttttaaacttaatGTGAACAAATATGTTTAAGAAAAGATGGATTTTAGAGATATACTAAAAACATGGTCAAATAAAGTCATTCCACAAAACATAAAAATGGAATTATTTTCGTTTTTAGATATAATATCTCTTTGATTGAACATGTTTTTAGTAAATATATGTATTCCCAAGATTTTGTTTAACTGTTATAATAAAAACTTGTTACTCGATCAACACGTTCATCAAACTTTCTAGCATGAACAAAATCATACCAATGTATTGCAATTGTACAAAACATTATTAGAACctacaaaattcaaataaattatttatattttttttatcgctAATAGCaagttaataaataaatgtgaaccacttcaggggtagTTCAACCCTTGTACAAAGGAAACAAAATCTAGCATCTGACTATAATTACCAAACTAGCTAACCAAAGCACGGTAGTCGAAACTAAAGACCAAAAGGCATCTAAAGAACACATGAGATGGCTAATCTCATACATTCCAAAGGTTCCAAACACTAGTTGGAAAAGGGGAAAGAAGCAGAACGTGATTTCGCAGAAATCCAAGACCACACCTTCGCTTGCATCAAAGCACACACTTCTAACGCATCAGTCACACCCCTGTTAAAAACGATAAAATTCTTGTGGTTCCAAATTTCCCCACCACCCCAACCCAAATAGTGCTCCACACGTCATTAACCGACTCTGAAGACAGACTCATCCTAAACTGAACAAAGTTTGACGAAAGATCGTTGTGAGACACAAACGACACTCCCAGCCACTTAAAGCACGAACACCAAACTTGCAAAAAAAAACTGCATTCGAAAAATAGATGGCGATAAGACTCTTCCTCCTTCACACACAAGCAACACAAAGAGCTTTCCACCAACACCCCTCGCCTTTCCAGATTTGTCCTAGTAGCAATCTTATTCTCCAACACCCTTCAAGCAGTAACTAAAGCAGAAGGCACGACTTTACAGCTCCACAACTTACCGAAGACCGAAGAAGAATCTGCCTCAATCCCTCCTGATAAGAGAATAAGCAGAGTTGACTGAAAACGTGTGGAGACCTTCACCCTTCCAAACCCACCTATGAAAATCATTTATGTAgattttgttatcatcaaaacataaactttTTTACATGATCTTTTGGTCATAGTAGGTCATAAATCGTCTAATATATCAACCGTTTATCTAAAGGATCTTAGACCATCCAAACTCTTAACAAATGTAAATGCATGTTATGTGAACTAGATTTAGcttttctattaatttttattatcataaaaatataaattctacccataatattttggttttaaagtttaaaatatcttttagaCAAATTATCTAAAGTCTCaccaaaatattttgtataacattttcaaaattatagtATTTTAATACGAGTAACAAATGTACAATAGGagaattaattaaaatagtaaatataattgtaaaatatgttgaattttaaaaagaatactCTTTAGTGCTCTTTGTTTTGTAACGTGATGTGATACATTTTAATCTAAACTCACTCAACTAAAGATTTCCTATCAGGGACACAATAGTATCAtacatttaatataaaaaaattctattacAAATAAATCGTAAAATTATGACATAATTaacatttaattatataaaaataataaattcgGGTATCAAAATAACATTCACATAAGTTTATCTTCTTTTATAACATTGACTTCGttaacttttctttttcattctaTTGGATATGTCGTATTTTTCTCAAGTCAAAGGAGTATAAAAATATGAGTCCCTACTCAAGGCAAAAGAGTATACATATACAAAATCGGAGTAGTATGAACACATAACGTAACTAAAatttaatgttaaaataatatccTTTTAACAATAATAGTATAATGATATGacaaaaaatacaatatttaaatatttaatacataatattcaaatattataacatatattatttaaattattatcataTAATTATATAAGAAAAGGATAAGAGTGATCCATATATCATCTTACCAATAGTTATAAAATTATCTacaaaaatgaataattaacaCATTAATTGATGAATTTcaataaacatataaattaattaaaaaaaaagacttcACAGAATAATGGAAATGAATGAGAAATATAAAGATATAAAAGTATAGTTTAAGTAATGATTTGGAAATGTGTTTAATCTAAGTATAGAGTTATTTACTGAGTTTTTCAATACTCATCTTATTGGACTTCTTATActcatatttaattttcttatagtttaacatcatcatcatctctTTGCATCtgatttatcatattttatttttttatttgtattttactTATTGAGATCTAACTgtacatataatttaaaataaagtttttgtGATTGTACTGTGATttgattaaaaacaaaaaaaaaagaggtaTTATAAAGATAGATATATTACATAGAGCAAatacaaacaatttttctacagCTGGCAAGACATACTAAGCATATATATCACATACTATGAgttggtgattttttttataagactaTAACTATTTTATGTGTTTTAGTTTAGCTATTccaattttttaaagttttcattaaattcttttatttatttgcatttaaaattgtattatatcctaatattttttctaaattttttacaCTAAATTGAAATCATATTCGAGCATaacaacttaaaaataataaagtggAGCTAGTCAAATTCTAGACATAATTTTTTTCAGAAATGTGTATTTGGTAAATTTGGTAAAAAATTGTAACATTGGAGTAAAAATTGCACTATTTTATCTGTCTTAGTTTATGAAGAAATTATTCTTGGAAGTAATGAATGGTGTTTAAAGTTAGAGACATAATATAAGTATTCATGAACCATTTCAATAGGTCAACAATCCCCATAAGTGCACATGGGACCCACGTGAATTTCATCattctttataaaattatagtCACGGAGTCATCAAATCCAAGTATAGGTGgataaaatttaatgaaaacCAATTACTTTTTTCAACCAAACGTCACCGAGAGTCACTACCATTATTTTTCAATGATGGTGGTTAGAGACCAGATGTAAAGTTTATtggataatatataaataagtggtaaattttaatttataataagttTTTGAGTTAGGTCaacaatttgtttttatatttgaaatgtctactatttttttttatttaacggGAATAAGTATGttagaaattttatattaaactaAATATACAGTTAAATTACCATcactataataaaaattataaaataaaaattaattttagagaaaaaaataattagttgttataatgattaaattagagaatattttagaaattaaaaaaataatttttaaattagtttttattattgataaatagtttttaggatggtatctaattagctaccaaagttttaattatcaattatttagatttggtagcaaaaatattgattgctaattatatacaaatttagaaatcatttaaccataatagaagcttatttagaaactaattatttttagtctctacatttgattttcatttcatgattttcttatagtacaTATACAAGTAAAATGTatgctaattattttttttgaaattgtgtTAAATTTAaagcatattttaaaaaatatatatgaggATATAgttttagtatattttattgTACTGAACCAAATTACATTTGGCAAATTAAGTGAACAATTTTAAGTTTTTGTATGCTTTTTTGTTATTAAGATTGGAGCATTACAAGTATAGAACTCTATGTTTATTTCTGTATTCTTGTAAAATCAATTGACCATGTTGAACCAAGAAGCcatgtttctattttttttcttctttctgtttTAGTTTCCAAAACCAGATTTGGGCAGAGTAGGTCCAATAATGTGGTgttagttctgtttttgttgttgtttctgTTTCCTTACTGAAGTCAAATAAGGTGAGTTTGAGGGTATTAAGTAAAAACAaggtaaaaaacaaaaaagtaacaTTAGAGGACAAAACAAAGGAATACACATAAATATGTTGAAGTGATGTCTTGTTTCTTCCCCCAGAAGGAGTCTCATCACATAGCCATTGCATTCTTAGTTTCTCACACACTTCCAACAGTGAGCCACACCTCTGCATGTGGAGGTACCCTACAAGGAATAGGACCATAGACCAATTCAATAGGGACATTTTTGTTCCtctataaataatagaaaaaatgtACAAAATAAATCCCAGAGAAAAAGTCCCTCCACTTGATAACATTGTGTACAAAGATAGTTTAATCTGTCAAATAATAATCTTTGAACAAAATCAATATTGATGCAAGTCCTCGTAGGTTTTCCAAAGGTTCAACTTAAATTTAACCATAGTATACTAATTTTCAGATAGTTCaattgtataattaaaaaagtatgTATACTAAATTAaggtatattttatataacatattacatattttaaaataaattatcatctCAACCAAAACAAAgcatatagaaaaaaaaaatgtagagaACAATAGAAACACTCTTTATCACTACTCGTCCGTATCTAACGACTAAATTTTAGATGACAAAGAAATTGCACtaatcacaaaatatgcaaAGAATTGCgaagaatattttttaactcACGAATCACGAATCAGTGTTCTTTCTTcacataatataaataataataataataattaaaatattaataaatatataaaatgataattaaaataaaaatattaataattaatttatgaaataataacttaattaaaaattaaaaataataattaataatgataaaaataaataataataaaattaaaattaatttataatatacattttatatcttttaaaaaattaaaaattttcagacaaccatcatatcacttacaaaattcaataaactttcttcacaaatcTACTCTAAGattccccaatccaaacaacttcaTTTATCTCTCAAATCATTCTAAATCCACTTTCTCAAATCTCTTCTCCAATCCAAACACTGGGTCTAGccttatttctaaaataaaaggAATTACTTTCTGCACCCCGTTTCTAAACCCATATCCCGCAATTGAGTATAATGACCAAATTGTCCATTTTGCTCCTTTCTCACGGCACCCCACCAACAATGTTGCCGCTGCTGCCATCACACTAGTTCACACTGTatttagaagaaaaacaaaatcattttGAAATAAACTTTCCATAACATATAAAATCTGTTTTGGaatgttctttttaaaatacatgtaatgtgttttgaattttttttttgaaatattaattttataaaaacgtATTTCAAAaggtattatatatattttaaaaagtttattctgaaaattattttatgaaatatatttcaggaattctggaaaatttgttttggaaaaaattCTGGAACACATAATCAGAAGTCACCTTAAAGAATGGTAAAATAGTCTTTAGGAAGATGTGGGGTGCAGGTTCAAACTGCGAGGGTTCAGGAAGCAATTTccctaaaataaatatttttaatattgggCTCAAACCACTCCTTCCCACCATAGCCCAAATAATTAGTTAGTGACTTGGTGTTCAAGTCTTAGTATGTACAAGTCACTAAAAGAGGACCAAAATTAGGCACCAAAgtcaacattattcttttgatAAAAAATCCAAAGAAAACATTACTTAAAACCAAAAgatttgttaaaataaatacttaATTAACTACACACTTATATTAGTTGAAttcagtaatttttttaaattaaataaacctTAGGATTTAAATACTGATttctgttttaaatatttagtaatttttattttcaagttagatacttaataaattaattgttttatttaaattatttgaaaattatttttagttctataatattttttattgtaactattattatattatgtatcggaaaataataataatattaagcaTTTCTCgacataaaattatataacatgtaaatcaatttaataaacacgtaaataataaaattaaaacaaacacataataaacttaaataaaagtattaaatatttaaaacaaaaattaattatatattagacCTAAATCTTTTTCCACCTGATCCATAAATTCATAACCTAAAACTAGAAAGCATGAAGAAAGGATGTCAGAACAATAAATGTTACACAACTCTCTATCTCTTAGTTCTAGTTCTTTACTTAACAtccaatacaaaaaaaaaaaaaataaaaaaataactaaacaaaaaatattttataaataaaaataattaattattatattaattaattattatattaatttaaaaattaaaatattattgatatttaaaatattttttattattaataaatattttttaaattgatatctaataaatattcaaaattttaactatcagAATTAAgtaaattagtaattaaaattttactaactaattaataaaatttaaaattatttattaataataaaaattattttccatactaataatttttttaatttttaacataatatctaatttaatcacagaaaaaaaataatttgtt harbors:
- the LOC137818304 gene encoding probable methyltransferase PMT15, whose protein sequence is MANTNNFLTQFLNCTSKKPNALFTNIYLLTFATFLFTLFYFLGLWHNYPTAATTAATSSSICFNSNSTTTTSTVPSLTHLEFAASHNIPDPPPTAARGPHLPPCGWSFSEYTPCEDQNRSLQFPRARLAYRERHCPAAEDVLRCRIPAPYGYKQPLRWPASRDAAWFANAPHKELTVEKKGQNWVRFEGDRFRFPGGGTMFPRGADRYIDELGKLINLRDGSIRTAIDTGCGVASFGAYLLSRDILTVSFAPRDTHISQVQFALERGVPALIGILASIRLPYPSRAFDMAHCSRCLIPWGKYDGEYLTEVDRVLRPGGYWILSGPPINYEKHWRGWERTRESLKDEQDEIEDVAKSLCWKKLVQKDDLAIWQKPTNHAHCKLKRKIFKTGRPFCNEAQDPDTAWYTKLDTCLIPLPEVKDIKEISGGGLSNWPDRLTSIPPRIRSESLEGITAKMFTENTQLWEKRVAYYKKLDHQLAERGRYRNVLDMNAYLGGFAAALVDYPLWVMNIVPVEAEINTLGVVYERGLIGTYQNWCEAMSTYPRTYDFIHGDSVFSLYQNRCDMVDILLEMDRILRPQGTVILRDDVDVLTKVKSIADEMQWDAKITDHEEGPYERQKILIAVKEYWTAPPPERNQQSNH